The Buteo buteo chromosome 6, bButBut1.hap1.1, whole genome shotgun sequence genomic interval TCCTCTTTCCAGCACAGGTATATCTCTGAAGAATTCATTCCTttgttgattttggttttgatttccaATTAAGTTATATAAATAGTAGAGCAGTAGATTTTGGAAAAGGAAGCATGCACTATTTGAGCACCCCATTTAAAGTCTTATGGTAAATATTGGCTAATCCTACAGTTCTTTCTGTTACTTTCCCTTATGCCTCTTTTCAGGTCTAGCAAAGGAATAAAACTGAGAGCTGCCTTAGTTCCTAGTTCAGCACTGCCACTGTCACCGCTACCACCCCTCGCATTCACATTAAACACACACGGTGTAGCTTTATAGCACTTAATAAGAATAGAGGTGTATGGATTTTTGGGGTGTCAAACAGCTGTCACAAACTGTCATCTCCACAAGAGAAACCTTGGCACACAACAAATTAACCTACACTTCTTTTTGGCTATCATTATTCATAGCCAATCAGTTGAAATGCTCCTAGTATTTCATGTGCAAATAAAACCATGAGGGGAAGACCCATGGATCAGAATAGCGGGCCAATACATAAAACAGAGGAAACAACATGCTGTCTCTGTCCTTCTGAAGTGGCTCATGATCACCCCTGCACCAACTTTCACCAAATGAGATCTAGCCTGAGGCTATATATTAAATATGCAtatcaaagcaaatgaaaaaataaacctggAGAGTCAAATTGGACAAATTTGCATGCTTGAACTACTACATTTTCAGGTAGGTGCTCACAAGTGATAGCTCATTTTTTGATAGTCTTGCGTGTTTATATTagccattttttaaagcttttccttctttatgaATAAAAGTGGATTTCTTCCTGCTGGAACCTTGTACAGTGCAAATATAAATGTGTACACACACGGTAGTTTGACTAAGCTATAAAAGTGTTGAAGTTTTGTTGGGAAAACAAgctaatacacacacacacacacacacaaaaatccaaTAAGGAGACACATTTCCCAAAACGCATGAATAAAATGTAACTATGTGATACAACTCTTCATTTCCCAGTTGGTGTTCTGGTTGCACAAATTATTGcttcctttcaaaacaaatagcAGGGGGCTAAAGTAAAAATGTTATAGCTCAAATCTCCAGGAAATAAAAGGCTTTAAATTATAATACCCAATGAAGTGGTAAACCCTAACGGGTGCAAGATAAATGGGTTGTCATATTTATTTGAGTTTGGGTTTTGGGCCACAAAAGCAAGAGGAGATTCTTCTTAGGGAAGATAATAGTTATCAAATTATCAAAATGCTAACCCCTTCCACCCCTGTCCTATCATTGTGTGTGAATTTAAATATTATAATGGCGCACTGCAAATTGGCTTGAGCATTCGCCATCTGCCAGAACCCTAAACAGGCTAGTTTATCTAATCTCTTCAATATAAACACAAGCATGCTCCATTTCTACACTTCCACTTGAAACACACTCTTGTAAAGAAACTGTACTGGAGAaacatgtactttttttttttttttctgttgctctgaATCATACACAATGACCCCCTATCTTTCAGGTTGCCActcatttcaatttcttttctagTGCTCTCCCTGAATACTTATGCAGACGAATTTAGGGTTCTAAAATGCCagaaaccaaatatttttgaaagagtgTCATGCCTCATAGAGTTTATTAGCTACGTGTGAGATAGCTGATAAGCAGAGAAACTTTCGGGAACGTctgcacacatttttttctctcaaaataaaagatttaaaatggaaaacatcgCAAAACCCTTGTCCTGCAGTGTTTACCGAatacaaatgagaaaatgaaagctaaGGCTTGGGTCCAAAAATATTTCCCGGGCTCTGGAACTAAGCCGTGCCAGAAGGGGAGCATTTAGaagaatttattattattttatctcCCAATTCAGCTTCAGTCCAGGTCTAATGTAATTatcaaatacacacacaaacaacatgttttcaaaggaaacaaaagctcCTAGAAAGCTCATTCTCCCTGGGCTCACAGCTACTCTTCTTAACACACTGGGAAATAAAGGCAGGCGCCTGTGCAGAAAGCATGGTTAACTTCACACCGGGtgttaaattaatatttcaacCGCTAAAATATTAGACTGTATCATTTAGATTATGAGTTCAATTGAATCTAAAACTGTGTAAACCCCTTTTCCCCCCAGGGATGCGTTCCTATAAATAAACTCGAGTTCACACCCACTCTTTTCAACCAGAGCtattccttcccttctctgcgGTACCAGCTGCAATCTTTCCCTTCACATCCCGAAGTCTCTCCGCGTCTACATCTTTTGAAGGATCACAAGAGCCGCTCCAAAACCCGGAAAAACAAAGGCACTCTCCTCACCACGCACACCAACGTTCAGTCCTACACACATAACACTAATTCACCAACTCCTCAAGTGTTAAAATCAACCGCTAACCTACGGTTACTCAATCATCATTCTCTCCAGCTTTCTGTAATACATTGTTAATAATTGCTTCATCAAGGTTACTGTCTTTTATTATGAAGATGCTTCAGGCGTTTGGCAATAAGTCCATATTCTGACAATAAGTTGCTATAAAGCACGAGCATTGGAAACTCTAATGTGCTAACCCCTTTTTTGTAATGCAATGTAGTATTGCCAATAATTCTCATCACTTGTCATCCCCacgagaggggaggggggagcaaaTCAGCAAACTTTCTCCCtaactttcttctctctgtttcctTACATTGCTGCACTGATTGCAGAGTTGGCAACGAAGAAGAGAAAGCACCGATCCCTGCATCAAACCGACAGTCTGCTAGCTCTCCGAGCCGCCCGGACCAGGAAACTTTACAAACCGTTGCAAACTCGCTGCTTTACAGATGGAAACAGAAGGAACCTTTCCCATTTCTACAACTTTACGAAACGCGAGGGAAGAAAGCCTAAGGATGGGATCCGAGCTTGCGAGAGGTTAGAGTAGTAATGGGGATAATGCTACTAACAGACACCAGCAGCAAAACAATGAAATCGGGGACAGGTCCTCTAAGCAGGTTAAAGCCTTAAAAAGTgacacaaagaaatcagaaggACTTACATGATCGGCTAAATTTGTGGAAGATCCTGAGAGTTCTTCGTGGTCTGATTTGGAGCTGCCATCCCTTTCATCGATAACGAGGTCTATtggcatttttcctttcaaacaacTAATGTACCGATGGCAGAAGTTATCGCACAATTCATGAACCTGAAAACAGTAACAAGTATATTAGTGTCAATAATGGCAAAATATCGgattgcaactttttttttttttttgatagcaAGAACAACCCTCTGATCCACTCCACAAGTAACTCTAATTAAGGGGCACAATAGTTGAAGGCAAGGAAACAATAGAGAAATTGTTGCAGCACATATTATTCTCTAGAGACTTGCCGCAGCAACAAgttagagagagagaaagagagatagATAGTGGGCTCAGCCTGGTGTGCAGAGGAAAATCCGACTTGCTGATAAGATCAGGACCCTGGGAGCTGGACCCAGGCGGTACCTCTGGAGCACACCCAGCCCAGGCAGGTACAGCTAGTCACTCGGGACGGGGTCGGTTTAAAGCGGGGCCAAAGAAAGGTCTGCGTGGCCGGCAGCAGTAAAGGGAAGGTACTCGCCGAGGCTGGGGGAAGAGCCGTTCTCGTCCCCGggcacagccccctccccacgccgCGCAGGGGCCCCCTGCCTCTTCCAAACATTTACTGCTTGCTTGGGGTTAATATGCCTGCCAGAGCCGGAGAAAGGCAGGACCGCTTTCATTTCTCGTTTTGTTAAACGTATCATTTCCCAGTCAGGAGCAGAGCTTCTACCGAGGGAAGGGGTAAGAAGGATGGGAGGGGGGGTAATAATCTATACGTTTAATGACTCGGTTGAAATTacgctggggaaaaaaaaaaaaaaaaaaaaaaaaaaaagaatgccgggctgggctgggcatggCTGGCGGGTGTCACATGCTCGGATGGCACAGGTTACAGCCTCACACTGCGTTTGCCCTGTCTCCTCTGGCCATGTTTACAAGTCATCCCAAACAgtcaaggggaggggggggacggggggacgacgacgacaGAGGGAGGGAATGGCTTGCCCCCCGCCCGCCTCCACGGCTCTTACCTTTTCTAATTCCAAAAGGTGAAACCTTAGTACTTGTATTGCTTGGATCATCTGCAAGAAAGTTTTGAGCGAGGGGTTACGTGGGAGACAGGAGCACGGGGGCTGTGCAGAGTCGAGAGCCCGAGTGGGCgagggggagaaggggattGTCAGGGCGCGCAGTCATTATCCAGGATTTTAGCTCATTGGTCACGCTCGAACGATTTCGATCAACTTTAACCTAAGCACTTGATTTTTATCATATTTATCCCAGGAGCGGTGATTAGTGCTTTATTACCGCGGTCTTGGAGAAaacctcttcctcttctcctcgCCCCCTCTCAACGCCCCGGCCCTCAGCCCGGAGGGTCCGCAGAGGAGTCAGCcccacactcccccccccccccgcccgcaggagaaagggggggagggaaggatgaATAGTTTGGCATCTTCTTTACAAGCGGATTTAGGCACTTTGAATATTGAAATCGCTCACATTAGCAAAAGAATTACGCTAGAACTCTCCAGCTCTCTCCTCTTAAGCAGTTATTTCCTTCACTGTAGCTTCCCGTGGCTTTCAGACAGGGCTTTGCGACGCACTGGGGCTCGAGAGTTCGCCCTGCCTCACTTTAAAAGGGAGTGCAGCTCTTGGAAGCCGCTTGACGGCAGCTCCCCGGCccgccggctccccccgcccctgcccgcGCAGCCCGGGtgcccgggccgccgccgccgccccggacGGCGGAGGGCGCTTGCCGGcagctggcggggggggggcgggaggggtgggaggggagcggggcagagGGGCGAGCAGGCCTTACCAAATTGTCCAACTCTGGGTTCGAAGAAAAAAGTGGTTTTTCAGCGCGGACCtgcaagaagaaggaaaagcgCCGTGAATTACAGCTTCTCTCCTCGGCCCTGCAACCCAGTCActgctcgggggggggggggggggtagggggacACGACACGGgacggacacacacacacgaccCTGTGACAAAACCAGCCGGCACAGGTCAGATCAGAATCCGGCTGAACGCCCCGGAGTCACCCGTGGTGCCAAGAGGAGCCTGCTcggctcctgccagccccgtgccccaggagccccctcttccccacctcctcctgcccctctcccgctcccccgGCCTCCGAAGCTCGGCCACGGCTACATTGCCCTTTCCTTAACGCGGgagggccagggccagggccagggggCTCAGCCCGGCGGCGCGGAGGGGCTCCCGGCGGAGGAGGGTCAGGGCCGGCCGGGCCGCCAGCGCGCACCCCCGCCGCTGCCTCCCCGGCGGCCGTGTGTGTCCCCCGGCGGCCGGAGAGGGGGcaccgggggcgggggggggacgacgacaaCGGCTGCCCCCTGCGAGCCCCCGGCCGTGTGGGCCGAGGGGCTGAGGAGGTGGCGGGAGTGCCGGGaagggccgggggcggggggagaggtGCCGGACCTGTTTGGCGAAGACGGCGATGTCCTCGTTGAAGGAGTCGGAGGAGCAGACGTCCCCGCCGGCCACGCCGGGCTCCCGGGGCGTGCAGGTCGCCAGCTCGCACTTCTCAAAGACCAGAGCTAAGAGGGGGAACAACGGGTGCCTACCGGGCAGTGGCACACAAAgagaggggagggggtgggggagagggggaaagaagagcTCGAATCaacaagtattttgtttttaagtgcGCGGACACACAGACACGGACGCACGGACAGAGCCACGCTCTGCAGGCTCTCAGTGTCGCTTCgggcagagcaggggagagcaacgttttgaaagaaaaatgctgggTTTGGTAGTGGGTCggattgttttctttctttctttctctctctctctctttctttcttttcccccccccttttgaaATTGCAATGCCCGAGCCACATCCCCCGTGCAGTCCCCACAGATGAGGACAAAAGTGACCTCTCCTCCAAACGCACAAGGCACCAAACACGCTCAcgcaggcagcagctcagctgggaaTCTTACACTTTTCGCCACAGCTTAAAATAACGCGAAACCTGGAAGATCCCATCCCTACCCTCCAGCTATGACCTAAAATGAGAAGCACGGCTAGGCAAACTGCAAACTACTTAATacgtaattttatttttcaagggGCCTGCTAACAAAAATGTGGTGAAGTTTCCTGGCTTAGGAAGCACACCCAAGTAAAATACCAGCTGTCCAGATAAgtgagctggggagggggcggagggagggagcacTTCGCGAAATATTTTCCCATAGTTGGTgtagtcaggaaaaaaaaaaaaaattatctgcgTGCTAAGTAGTAAGCatgcatttcttctctctttttcccctttggtgCCTGATCAAGGCCCCACACTGTCATAGATGGTACTATCTCTCCTTTTAGGATCATTTCGTATTTTTTCTAAAAGGCACTGAAGGGAATCGGTGTCATTCCCCTCAAGCAATGCCCTGGCACAGGCTTGAGTTTTGCTGGGTAcgtgtttctttttcctcctgttctttctttcctaaataCAAAACTCAGCTCGTTGCCcccaatgtatttatttcttctgtctcaGGGAAGAGCTGCTTGCGAGAAGCGAATCCCTTTTATTCTTACTACCTTCCGCGATGTGAATAGCTCTTTATTTACAGCGTTGGAAGAGTGTTATTACGGCACGAAGGAGAACACCAGAACAACACTTCTCCAACTAAAAGCCACAGCAATGAGAGCCGCCTCTCCCGTCTGAACTCCTAACTGGGGCCTTTCCgagaaagacaaaaaacccacggggggaaaaaaaataaaatgaagggggggggggggggaaggaaaaaaaaaaagaaaaaaagaaaagaagaaagacaagGCAACGccacctcccccagcccagcctgtcTCCCCGAGAGGTCTGTTTTTCCAGGACCCGTTTCCCGTGGGTGCTGGCACCTCAGCTGAGAGTCAGGCCGGGGCTGCACTCGCCCCGAATGAGGTGGCCAGCGGTGGCGGTGGCAGTGGCAGTGCCACCGCGCGGGTCTCCCTCcggagcgggcggcgggggctccCCGGCCGCCGCCCTCCCACggacccgccgccccccccgccccccctcgGCCCCGCTCCGGGTCTCggctcgccgccgccgccgcccgccacCGCGGCCCCGCGggagcccccgccgcccgccccgctcctgCCCCGGCCGCTCCGGGGGCACCGGCGCTGCGGAGCCGGGCCGTGGCGCCGGGCGGCCCGGCGGCACCTACCCGTAGATCGCGTCCTTGTCCCGCTTCAGGGCGTCGTTGACAGCGGAGCCCATGCTGGCCGGCATGACATTGGGGTGCGGGGCGTGGGCGCCGTAGTGCTGTCCGGCGTGGAGCGGCGGCCCATGGTTGAGGTGGTGCACCGGGGGGATCGGCCGGGGGGCGTGGGGGTCCCCGTACATGGACGCCGGCACCCCTACTCCGTCCATCCCGCCGTAGTGGGGCAGCTCATCGTACTGTCAAAAACACGGGCcggaagagaagaaagaaagagaaagagggggagagagagagagagagagagaggaataaaaaaaaaaaaaaccaaaacaaaaaaaacaaacaaacaacaacaacaaaagtcaGAAGAGAGTAAAGCACCCGGACAGACacaaacagagcaaaacaaaacaagaacagcCACAACGAGAGAGAAATGTGCAAACTGAAATCAAGTGGGATCGGGAGCAGAGgctggagaggctgagggaggagtgggggtgCGGGGAGAGGTAACGGGGGAAAGTGTGTGTCCGCCTGCCTGCGTGTGCGGGGGGAGAAGGTCCTCTTCAGCCCGGGCGGGAGAAACCCTACCAAGGAAACGGggatgaaaaggaaggaaacggAGGAGAGAAACTAGAGTTACTCTGCATTAGAAAGgaagggcaaaaaaagaaaatagaaatgaataAACAAGCAGAATCCAAAGCAACTCGAGAAATAAATCAAcactgggaaggagagaggaaaggtaGGGTGCatcggggggcggggggggggggggagataaaGGGGGAAATAATCTGAAAGTTACCAGAAACATTATTTAGTAGCAATTCCCCTTGTCCTTGTCAAAgccagagacaaaaaaaaaaaaaaaaaaaaaaaagcagctatatgtgtatacatatatatactttcgtatatacacagacacacatatgtATTTCTTAGGCTTTCCTAGGCAGCGGCAGTaacggcggcggcagcagcagcagcagcagcagcagcagcagcagcaagctttCCCCTGTGAAAGCCGTGCTACtgagcaggcagagagcagggaaatCGCGCTGCTGGGGGAAAAgctagagaggaaaaaagcgTGGAACAATTGCagagagagacacacacagagagacactcacgcacacacacaaaaagctaGTGAATAAtttttgctgctattttttaatAGTGGCCGCCATCATCATCAGCAACAGAGGAGAGCAAATCGGACAGGCCCCTCTTAAGAGAGGATTTATATATAGGTAAGTGTTGGAGATTTAAACCTACCCTTTGCGCCATCAGTCTGCGCTCCAATAAACTCCTGGATGTGTCGTATATTTAATATCCCAGTCCAGCAAAGAAAGTGATTTAGAGTGAAgaagattcctttttttttttttttttgcaacccACTTATAGACTTCTCCTATCCTCCAATATgggtaaataataataataacaacaacaacaacaacaacaataatatataaaaaacagTCAAGAACCACGATgagtttctgtgttttcttcttttttctctctttctctctttgctttttctctctctttttccttttttctttctctacgcaaaaaaaaaaaaaaaaaaaaaaattgtcaagcCCCCAAACTGAAGGTTACGATCGGCCCGTCAGCAACCCACATGTAACCAAACTGTCGTGTCTCATGGCTTTTTGCCACTCCAGCTGTCAATCAAAGCCAGGGAATGTCAAGGTAGTGAATGAATGATGgttgatgatgatgaagaagagaggaggaatcTTTTTAACCCCGGTTTCTTCTTCCAGTAACTCCGCGCTCGGGTTTTGCCTTTTAGGATCGCTATAgggctggtttttttggttgcttttttttttttttttttttaagtactgtgaaggggggtggggagagatgCGAAGAAAAACGGAATAGTTTGCGAAGCCCGGActtccccctctctcctttttttttttttttttttttttttccctctcctcccggCAGGTATTttgtctccctctctccctcgCTCTCCGAGATGAGTGAGTGTCAGTAAGTGTTGGCAGGTTGGCTGCTGGCTGCCTTATAGAAGAGGCTCAGTTTTGCAGCGCTGATCGGCGGGAGAATGAAGTGACGGAACCCGGAAGTAGTGGTGGCCATAGCCAGTCCtgcagcgcggcggcggcggc includes:
- the MEIS2 gene encoding homeobox protein Meis2 isoform X4: MAQRYDELPHYGGMDGVGVPASMYGDPHAPRPIPPVHHLNHGPPLHAGQHYGAHAPHPNVMPASMGSAVNDALKRDKDAIYGHPLFPLLALVFEKCELATCTPREPGVAGGDVCSSDSFNEDIAVFAKQVRAEKPLFSSNPELDNLMIQAIQVLRFHLLELEKVHELCDNFCHRYISCLKGKMPIDLVIDERDGSSKSDHEELSGSSTNLADHNPSSWRDHDDATSTHSAGTPGPSSGGHASQSGDNSSEQGDGLDNSVASPGTGDDDDPDKDKKRQKKRGIFPKVATNIMRAWLFQHLTHPYPSEEQKKQLAQDTGLTILQVNNWFINARRRIVQPMIDQSNRAVSQGAAYSPEGQPMGSFVLDGQQHMGIRPAGPMSGMGMNMGMDGQWHYM
- the MEIS2 gene encoding homeobox protein Meis2 isoform X3, translating into MAQRYDELPHYGGMDGVGVPASMYGDPHAPRPIPPVHHLNHGPPLHAGQHYGAHAPHPNVMPASMGSAVNDALKRDKDAIYGHPLFPLLALVFEKCELATCTPREPGVAGGDVCSSDSFNEDIAVFAKQVRAEKPLFSSNPELDNLMIQAIQVLRFHLLELEKVHELCDNFCHRYISCLKGKMPIDLVIDERDGSSKSDHEELSGSSTNLADHNPSSWRDHDDATSTHSAGTPGPSSGGHASQSGDNSSEQGDGLDNSVASPGTGDDDDPDKDKKRQKKRGIFPKVATNIMRAWLFQHLTHPYPSEEQKKQLAQDTGLTILQVNNWFINARRRIVQPMIDQSNRAGFLLDPSVSQGAAYSPEGQPMGSFVLDGQQHMGIRPAGPMSGMGMNMGMDGQWHYM